The proteins below come from a single Mustela nigripes isolate SB6536 chromosome 14, MUSNIG.SB6536, whole genome shotgun sequence genomic window:
- the KTI12 gene encoding protein KTI12 homolog, translated as MPLVVFCGLPYSGKSQRVEELRGALAAEGRAVYVVDDAAVLGTEDATVYGDSAREKALRGALRAAVERRLSRHDVVILDSLNYIKGFRYELYCLARAARTPLCLVYCVRPGGVSGGPQVADATDNQGQNDSVSWRPRTEERGRPLAAGSSALREPQTVDFVVSGRTQVNVPKELEQENTKAPDLPARGTPDFDKDAKGDSSAVYPPELMEALSLRFEAPDSRNRWDRPLFTLVGLEEPLPLAEIRAALFENQAPPPHQSTQSQPLASGSFLHQLDQITSQVLAGLMEAQKSAVPGDLLKLPGTTEHLQFTRALTMAELSRLRRQFISYTKMHPNNENLPQLANMFLQYLNQSLH; from the coding sequence ATGCCGCTGGTGGTGTTTTGCGGGCTGCCGTACAGTGGCAAAAGCCAGCGCGTGGAGGAGCTCCGTGGGGCTCTGGCGGCCGAGGGCCGCGCGGTGTACGTGGTGGATGACGCGGCGGTGCTGGGCACGGAGGACGCGACCGTGTACGGCGATTCGGCCCGTGAGAAGGCGTTGCGCGGCGCTCTGCGAGCTGCGGTGGAGCGGCGCCTGAGTCGCCACGATGTGGTCATCCTCGACTCGCTTAACTACATCAAGGGATTCCGCTACGAGCTTTACTGCCTCGCGCGGGCGGCGCGCACCCCGCTCTGCTTGGTATATTGCGTGCGGCCCGGCGGTGTGAGCGGGGGACCTCAGGTGGCGGATGCGACAGACAACCAAGGCCAGAACGACAGTGTGAGTTGGAGGCCGCGCactgaggagagagggagacctCTGGCGGCTGGCAGCAGTGCCCTCAGGGAACCCCAAACAGTGGACTTTGTAGTTAGTGGAAGAACCCAGGTCAATGTACCTAAGGAACTGGAGCAGGAGAATACCAAGGCGCCAGATCTTCCAGCTCGTGGGACTCCAGACTTCGATAAAGATGCAAAGGGTGATTCAAGTGCCGTATATCCTCCTGAACTTATGGAGGCCCTATCACTGCGCTTTGAGGCTCCTGACTCTCGTAACCGCTGGGACCGGCCCCTCTTCACGTTGGTGGGCTTAGAGGAGCCGTTGCCCCTAGCAGAGATACGGGCTGCCTTGTTTGAGAaccaggctcccccaccccatcagTCTACACAGTCCCAGCCCCTTGCCTCTGGCAGCTTTCTGCACCAGTTGGATCAGATTACGAGCCAGGTGTTGGCGGGATTGATGGAAGCCCAGAAGAGCGCGGTTCCTGGAGACTTGCTTAAGCTTCCTGGAACCACTGAGCACCTGCAGTTTACCCGGGCTTTGACCATGGCAGAACTGAGTCGCCTCCGTCGCCAGTTTATTTCCTACACCAAAATGCATCCCAACAATGAGAACCTGCCTCAGCTGGCCAACATGTTTCTGCAGTATCTGAACCAGAGTCTGCACTAA